Proteins from one Streptosporangium becharense genomic window:
- a CDS encoding enoyl-CoA hydratase/isomerase family protein produces MNELLVDRRDDGVVVLTLNRPDRRNAMTEGMTESWRRAIADLAADRDVRCVVVTGAGNAFCSGGDLSWLAERGAESVPALRDRMLGFYRTWLAIAELEVPTVAAVNGAAVGAGLCLALACDLVYAAEEARLLAPFTSLGLHPGMAATYLLPRAAGVWVAREMLLTGRTLTGAEAASVGLVTRAFPRESLLGEVLEIASRTAANAPVATRLTKVALAGGGHADLDAALRWESLAQPVTMASDDMLEGLAAQRERRAPRFGNA; encoded by the coding sequence ATGAACGAGCTCTTGGTCGACCGGCGTGACGACGGTGTCGTGGTGCTCACCCTGAACCGCCCCGACCGGCGTAACGCGATGACCGAGGGGATGACGGAGAGCTGGCGGCGGGCGATCGCCGATCTCGCCGCGGACCGGGACGTCCGGTGCGTGGTGGTCACCGGCGCGGGAAACGCGTTCTGCTCCGGAGGAGACCTGTCCTGGCTCGCCGAGCGCGGCGCCGAGAGCGTGCCCGCGCTGCGCGACCGGATGCTCGGCTTCTACCGGACCTGGCTGGCGATCGCCGAACTGGAGGTGCCGACCGTCGCGGCCGTGAACGGCGCCGCCGTCGGGGCCGGGCTCTGCCTCGCGCTCGCCTGCGACCTCGTCTACGCGGCCGAGGAGGCCAGGCTGCTGGCCCCTTTCACCTCGTTGGGTCTGCACCCGGGGATGGCCGCCACCTACCTGCTGCCCCGTGCCGCGGGCGTATGGGTGGCCAGGGAGATGCTGCTCACCGGCCGGACGCTGACCGGCGCCGAAGCCGCGTCGGTGGGGTTGGTGACCAGGGCGTTCCCCCGCGAGTCGCTCCTCGGGGAGGTGCTGGAGATCGCGTCGCGGACCGCGGCCAACGCGCCGGTCGCCACCCGGCTCACGAAGGTCGCCCTCGCGGGCGGCGGGCACGCGGATCTCGACGCCGCGCTCCGCTGGGAGTCCCTCGCCCAGCCCGTCACCATGGCCTCCGACGACATGCTCGAAGGGCTGGCGGCGCAGCGAGAACGGCGGGCTCCGCGATTCGGCAACGCATGA
- a CDS encoding zinc-dependent metalloprotease — protein MTDLPGRENDPNENPFAMFGNPEQIAAAMRQFADMLSAPPTSGPVNWDMAKNIARHAVAAEGDPSVMEGERRQIVDALNLADLWLNEATALPSGINSPQAWSRSEWIEKTIPVWQKLCDPIAARMVETMSGTLGAAGLPPEAQAMAGPLMGMMKQMGGMMVGQQIGQAVGSLAREVIGSTDIGLPLSDNAALLPGGVAAFSQGLETPAEEIRLYLALREAAHHRLFQHVPWLRAHLLGAVEEYARGITVDASALEEQIRGIDINNPEQIQQLLSGGNLLKPEETERQKAALSRLETMLALVEGWVGTVVDSAAEGKLPSATALAETVRRRRASGGPAEQTFATLVGLELRPRRLREAAVLWRALEADRGVDGRDALWNHPDLMPTADDLENPEGFVRGEPELDLSALEASLRESSAAGGEGAPGEGGAPDDGGDGKDDDADGKGGGG, from the coding sequence GTGACTGACTTGCCAGGTCGGGAAAACGACCCCAACGAGAACCCGTTCGCCATGTTCGGCAACCCGGAGCAGATCGCGGCGGCCATGCGTCAATTCGCCGACATGCTCTCCGCGCCGCCGACCTCAGGTCCCGTGAACTGGGACATGGCGAAGAACATCGCACGACACGCCGTGGCCGCCGAAGGCGACCCGAGTGTCATGGAGGGTGAGCGGCGCCAGATCGTCGACGCCCTGAATCTGGCCGATCTGTGGCTCAACGAGGCCACCGCGTTGCCGAGTGGGATCAACAGTCCCCAGGCGTGGAGCCGCTCGGAGTGGATCGAGAAAACGATCCCCGTCTGGCAGAAACTTTGCGATCCCATCGCCGCCCGCATGGTCGAGACCATGAGCGGCACGCTCGGCGCCGCCGGTCTGCCCCCGGAGGCGCAGGCCATGGCCGGGCCGCTGATGGGGATGATGAAGCAGATGGGCGGCATGATGGTCGGCCAGCAGATCGGCCAGGCCGTCGGCTCGCTCGCCCGCGAGGTGATCGGTTCGACCGATATCGGTCTGCCGCTGTCGGACAACGCCGCCCTGCTGCCCGGCGGCGTGGCCGCGTTCAGCCAGGGCCTGGAGACGCCCGCCGAGGAGATCCGCCTCTATCTCGCGCTGCGCGAGGCGGCCCATCACCGGCTGTTCCAGCACGTCCCGTGGCTGCGCGCGCACCTGCTCGGTGCGGTGGAGGAGTATGCCAGGGGCATCACGGTCGACGCGTCCGCTCTGGAGGAGCAGATCCGCGGCATCGACATCAACAACCCCGAGCAGATCCAGCAGCTGCTGAGCGGTGGCAACCTGCTCAAGCCCGAGGAGACCGAGCGGCAGAAGGCCGCCCTGTCCCGGCTGGAGACCATGCTCGCCCTCGTCGAGGGCTGGGTCGGCACCGTCGTCGACAGCGCGGCCGAGGGCAAGCTCCCCTCCGCCACGGCGCTGGCGGAGACCGTACGGCGCCGCAGGGCGAGCGGCGGGCCTGCCGAGCAGACCTTCGCCACGCTCGTCGGCCTGGAGTTGCGGCCGCGTCGCCTGCGCGAGGCGGCCGTGCTGTGGCGGGCCCTGGAGGCCGACCGGGGCGTCGACGGACGTGACGCGCTCTGGAACCACCCCGACCTGATGCCGACCGCCGACGACCTGGAGAACCCCGAGGGATTCGTACGGGGTGAGCCCGAGCTCGACCTGTCCGCCCTGGAGGCGTCCCTGCGGGAGTCCTCCGCCGCCGGAGGTGAGGGTGCCCCCGGCGAGGGCGGCGCTCCGGATGACGGTGGTGACGGCAAGGACGACGACGCGGACGGCAAGGGTGGGGGCGGGTGA
- a CDS encoding WhiB family transcriptional regulator, producing the protein MGAQTVMDLIDEAAIPCRTDPDLWFAESPDDVEFAKALCGGCPIRQACLARALEREEPWGVWGGELVLRGAIVPRKRPRGRPRKNPVAA; encoded by the coding sequence ATGGGGGCCCAGACGGTCATGGACCTGATCGACGAAGCCGCAATCCCCTGTCGTACCGACCCTGACCTGTGGTTCGCCGAGTCCCCGGACGACGTGGAGTTCGCCAAGGCGCTCTGCGGAGGCTGCCCGATCCGCCAGGCCTGCTTGGCCCGAGCGCTGGAGCGCGAGGAGCCGTGGGGAGTCTGGGGCGGCGAGCTCGTCCTGCGGGGAGCGATCGTTCCCCGGAAGCGCCCGCGCGGACGCCCGCGGAAGAACCCGGTCGCCGCCTGA
- a CDS encoding endonuclease/exonuclease/phosphatase family protein codes for MTPKRRWRVPKALAWAAVTPFAAWAVARVAGLERDSLTTQLMTATPYVAAGSLVPVLLSALSRNRAAGAVALITTAALGFSVLPRALGSADAATGTPLRVVTLNMLFGHADPEVVMDLVRRLKPDVLSAQELTPGMVEKLDAAGLKEVMPHRVLEAEWSAGGSGLYARYELTPLENLFEAIGHNMPAARLNLPGAKPVELVSVHPFPPLGRQVHDWTAALDALPSAAPDRIRILAGDFNASLDHVAMRRFLDRGYTDAADVVGQGLIPTWPANKGIPPIITIDHVVVDRRVGVSEVSVHTVKGTDHRAVFADLRLPAS; via the coding sequence GTGACCCCGAAGCGGCGTTGGCGGGTGCCGAAGGCCCTCGCCTGGGCCGCGGTGACGCCGTTCGCCGCCTGGGCGGTCGCCCGGGTCGCCGGTTTGGAACGTGACTCGCTCACCACGCAGCTCATGACCGCCACCCCGTACGTGGCGGCGGGCTCGCTCGTGCCGGTGCTGCTGTCCGCGCTGTCCCGCAACCGCGCCGCCGGCGCCGTCGCGCTGATCACCACCGCGGCGCTCGGCTTCAGCGTGCTCCCGCGTGCCCTGGGCTCCGCCGATGCCGCCACGGGGACGCCCCTGCGGGTCGTGACGCTCAACATGCTGTTCGGTCACGCGGATCCGGAGGTCGTGATGGACCTGGTCCGGCGTCTGAAACCGGACGTGCTGAGCGCCCAGGAGCTGACCCCGGGGATGGTCGAGAAGCTGGACGCCGCGGGGCTGAAGGAGGTCATGCCGCACCGGGTGCTGGAGGCGGAGTGGAGCGCCGGCGGCAGCGGCCTGTACGCCAGGTACGAGCTGACCCCGCTGGAGAACCTGTTCGAGGCGATCGGGCACAACATGCCCGCCGCCCGGCTGAACCTGCCCGGTGCCAAACCCGTGGAGCTCGTCTCCGTGCACCCCTTCCCGCCGCTGGGAAGGCAGGTGCACGACTGGACCGCCGCGCTGGACGCCCTGCCCTCCGCCGCCCCGGACAGGATCCGGATCCTCGCGGGCGACTTCAACGCCAGCCTCGACCACGTGGCCATGCGCCGTTTCCTGGACCGCGGTTACACGGACGCGGCCGACGTCGTCGGTCAGGGGCTCATCCCGACGTGGCCCGCGAACAAGGGCATTCCGCCGATCATCACCATCGACCACGTCGTGGTGGACCGGCGGGTGGGGGTCAGCGAGGTCAGCGTCCACACCGTCAAGGGCACCGACCACCGGGCCGTCTTCGCCGATCTGCGGCTGCCCGCTTCGTGA
- a CDS encoding ABC1 kinase family protein: protein MSDLPRRAVARSAKLASLPIGFAGRTALGLGKRIGGKSAEIVAQEIQERTAEQIFKVLGELKGGAMKLGQALSIFEAALPQEVAGPYRATLTKLQDAAPPLPAATVHKVLVEQLGDDWRENFQSFEDRPTAAASIGQVHRAVWHDGRTVAVKIQYPGAGKALLSDFTQLARLGKLFGVLLPGLDIKSVLTELRERIAEELDYIREAEAQHAFALEYKDDPDFLIPDVIAANEQVLVSEWVDGVPLSRIISDGTQEQRDRAGLQLVRFLFSSPARVGMLHADPHPGNFRILDDGRMCVLDFGAVNRLPDGYPPVFGKLTRIFNNGDMSTVIQGLRDEGFIQPHIEVDPEALRAFLAPYVEPTAVEQFSFSREWLQQQAATVTDLRPGNVVRQLNLPPSYVLIHRVHAAGVGVLCQLGATARFREEVVRWVPGFVDEDSGEPTLTTA from the coding sequence GTGAGTGACCTTCCGCGTCGCGCTGTTGCGCGCTCCGCCAAGCTTGCGTCCCTTCCCATCGGGTTCGCCGGCCGTACCGCCCTCGGTCTCGGAAAGCGGATCGGGGGAAAGTCCGCAGAGATCGTCGCCCAGGAGATCCAGGAACGCACCGCCGAGCAGATCTTCAAGGTTCTGGGAGAGCTCAAGGGCGGTGCGATGAAGCTCGGCCAGGCTCTGTCGATCTTCGAGGCCGCGCTCCCCCAAGAGGTCGCCGGCCCCTACCGCGCGACCCTGACCAAGCTTCAGGACGCCGCCCCGCCCCTCCCCGCCGCCACCGTCCACAAGGTCCTCGTCGAGCAACTGGGTGACGACTGGCGGGAGAACTTCCAGTCGTTCGAAGACCGGCCCACCGCCGCCGCTTCGATCGGGCAGGTGCACAGAGCGGTCTGGCACGACGGCCGGACGGTCGCAGTCAAGATCCAGTATCCGGGGGCGGGCAAGGCGCTGCTCTCCGACTTCACCCAGCTGGCCCGGCTCGGCAAGCTGTTCGGAGTGCTGCTGCCCGGCCTCGACATCAAGTCGGTCCTCACCGAGCTGCGGGAGCGGATCGCCGAGGAGCTCGACTACATCCGTGAGGCGGAGGCCCAGCACGCCTTCGCCCTGGAGTACAAGGACGACCCCGACTTCCTGATCCCGGACGTGATCGCCGCCAACGAGCAGGTGCTCGTCTCGGAGTGGGTGGACGGCGTCCCGCTGTCCCGGATCATCTCCGACGGCACCCAGGAGCAGCGTGACCGGGCCGGGCTGCAGCTCGTCCGGTTCCTGTTCTCCTCGCCGGCGAGGGTGGGCATGCTCCACGCCGACCCGCACCCGGGCAACTTCCGGATCCTGGACGACGGCCGCATGTGCGTCCTCGACTTCGGAGCGGTCAACCGGCTGCCCGACGGTTACCCGCCGGTCTTCGGGAAACTCACGCGCATCTTCAACAACGGTGACATGTCGACCGTCATCCAGGGGCTGCGCGACGAGGGGTTCATCCAGCCGCACATCGAGGTCGATCCGGAGGCCCTGAGGGCGTTCCTCGCCCCCTACGTCGAGCCGACCGCGGTCGAGCAGTTCTCGTTCAGCAGGGAGTGGCTGCAACAGCAGGCCGCCACGGTCACCGACCTGCGTCCCGGCAACGTGGTGCGCCAGCTCAATCTGCCCCCCTCCTACGTGCTGATCCACCGGGTTCACGCGGCGGGGGTGGGCGTACTCTGCCAGCTCGGTGCCACCGCGCGCTTCCGCGAGGAGGTCGTCCGGTGGGTCCCCGGCTTCGTCGACGAGGATTCGGGAGAACCCACCCTCACCACGGCCTGA
- a CDS encoding M48 metallopeptidase family protein, with translation MLLPAGLSSTDEEQWVRRMLDRLAAKEQRRRPSDDDLLGRAVELSARYLGGRARPSSVRWVENQQHRWGSCTPDHGTIRISTRLRGMPSWVVDYVIMHELVHLLVPSHGPRFWALVEKYPKAERARGFLEGFSTAANGAAEEW, from the coding sequence GTGCTCCTTCCCGCCGGGCTGAGCAGCACCGACGAGGAGCAGTGGGTGCGCCGGATGCTCGACCGGCTCGCGGCCAAGGAGCAGCGCAGACGGCCCTCCGACGACGACCTGCTCGGTCGGGCGGTCGAGCTGTCGGCCCGCTACCTGGGCGGGCGGGCCAGGCCGTCGAGCGTGCGCTGGGTGGAGAACCAGCAGCACCGCTGGGGCTCCTGCACTCCCGATCACGGGACCATCAGGATCTCCACCCGGCTTCGGGGCATGCCGTCATGGGTGGTCGATTATGTGATCATGCATGAGCTCGTCCACCTGCTGGTGCCGAGTCATGGTCCCCGTTTCTGGGCGCTGGTGGAAAAATATCCCAAGGCCGAACGGGCACGGGGCTTCCTCGAAGGATTCTCCACCGCGGCCAACGGCGCCGCGGAGGAATGGTGA
- a CDS encoding ThiF family adenylyltransferase — protein sequence MRPRLKPALRRIVRDGRTLQFGLHPRHSVMLTDLEPEVRRWVESLDGVRDLAGVLAGAIDAGLGEEDGKALLDTLVRRGVVDDAAAGPGPLRTLTIAERDRLRPDLDELSLTPGTTDGGLAALERRRDAQVRVYGAGRVGAQVAALLAASGIGGICVVDPGTTRRADVVPGGLGWAEVGMSRQDGAVAVAGGIAPSLVTWTGDGAAHPADGARRPDLVVLAPVGPLDGLLVRELVEWEVPHLLVTAFEGSGSVGPLVLPGQSACLHCLELARRDRDPGWPVVSARLGGFPAGEVACGTTLSALVAALAAGHVLAWIDDRNSHVTNGTVDVLPDWRWRRRSWSVHPQCRCFRNEFGSLTMVASATCR from the coding sequence ATGAGACCACGCCTGAAGCCCGCGCTGCGCCGGATCGTCCGTGACGGACGCACCCTGCAGTTCGGCCTCCATCCGCGTCACTCGGTGATGCTGACCGATCTGGAGCCCGAGGTCCGCCGCTGGGTCGAGAGCCTCGACGGCGTGCGGGATCTCGCCGGGGTACTGGCCGGGGCGATCGACGCGGGCCTCGGCGAGGAGGACGGCAAGGCCCTGCTCGACACGCTGGTCAGACGCGGGGTGGTCGACGACGCCGCGGCGGGTCCCGGTCCGCTGCGCACACTCACGATCGCCGAACGCGACCGGTTGCGGCCGGATCTCGACGAACTGTCCCTGACCCCCGGCACGACCGACGGCGGTCTCGCCGCCCTGGAGCGCAGACGCGACGCCCAGGTGCGGGTGTACGGGGCGGGCCGGGTGGGCGCCCAGGTCGCCGCGCTGCTCGCTGCCTCCGGGATCGGCGGGATATGCGTCGTCGACCCCGGTACGACACGCCGCGCGGACGTCGTCCCCGGCGGGCTGGGCTGGGCGGAGGTGGGCATGAGCCGGCAGGACGGCGCGGTCGCCGTGGCCGGCGGGATCGCCCCCAGCCTCGTCACGTGGACCGGCGACGGGGCAGCCCACCCGGCGGACGGGGCACGACGCCCGGACCTCGTGGTGCTGGCTCCGGTGGGGCCGCTGGACGGCCTGCTGGTCAGGGAGCTCGTCGAGTGGGAGGTCCCGCACCTGCTGGTGACGGCCTTCGAGGGCTCCGGATCGGTCGGCCCGCTGGTGCTGCCGGGGCAGAGCGCGTGTCTGCACTGCCTAGAACTGGCCCGGCGTGACCGCGACCCCGGCTGGCCGGTCGTCAGCGCCCGTCTCGGTGGCTTCCCCGCCGGGGAGGTAGCGTGTGGTACGACGCTGTCTGCGCTGGTGGCGGCCCTGGCAGCCGGGCATGTGCTTGCTTGGATCGATGATCGTAACAGTCATGTGACCAATGGCACAGTGGATGTATTGCCTGATTGGAGATGGAGGAGGCGCTCCTGGAGCGTTCATCCTCAATGTCGTTGTTTCCGAAACGAGTTCGGTTCGCTAACAATGGTCGCGTCGGCTACCTGCCGCTGA
- the tesB gene encoding acyl-CoA thioesterase II gives MNEALKELLDLLDLEQIELDIFRGRSPEERIQRVFGGQVAAQALVAAGRTVPDDRYVHSLHAYFIRPGDPAIPIIYNVERVRDGRSFTTRRVVAIQHGKAIFAMSASFHVVESGVEHQAATMPEVAGPEELPLFRERMLGIVGEDSPLRELVTRPRPVDARYVTPLTWEAHRDPELRGSKTNVWFRYDAELPDDPLLHVVLAAYASDFTLVDTVLLTHGLAWGASNVSGASLDHAMWFHRPFRVDDWMLYAQESPWSGAARGLARGEMFTRSGELAVSVVQEALIRVR, from the coding sequence GTGAACGAGGCGCTGAAGGAGCTGCTGGACCTGCTCGACCTGGAGCAGATCGAGCTCGACATCTTCCGGGGCCGCAGTCCCGAGGAGCGCATCCAGCGCGTGTTCGGCGGCCAGGTGGCCGCCCAGGCGCTGGTGGCCGCGGGCCGGACGGTACCGGACGATCGCTACGTCCATTCGCTGCACGCTTATTTCATCCGGCCGGGAGACCCGGCCATCCCGATCATCTACAACGTCGAGCGGGTCCGCGACGGCCGTTCCTTCACCACCCGGCGGGTCGTGGCCATCCAGCACGGCAAAGCGATCTTCGCCATGTCGGCCTCCTTCCACGTGGTCGAGAGCGGCGTCGAGCACCAGGCGGCGACCATGCCCGAGGTGGCCGGGCCGGAGGAACTGCCGCTCTTCCGGGAGCGGATGCTCGGGATCGTGGGGGAGGACTCCCCGCTGCGGGAACTGGTGACCCGGCCCAGGCCGGTGGACGCCCGCTACGTCACCCCCCTCACCTGGGAGGCGCACCGCGATCCGGAGTTGCGCGGCTCGAAGACCAACGTGTGGTTCCGTTACGACGCCGAACTGCCCGACGACCCGCTGCTGCACGTGGTGCTCGCCGCCTACGCCTCCGACTTCACCCTGGTCGACACCGTGCTGCTGACCCACGGGCTGGCGTGGGGCGCCTCCAACGTCTCCGGGGCGTCGCTGGACCACGCGATGTGGTTCCACCGGCCGTTCCGCGTGGACGACTGGATGCTGTACGCCCAGGAGTCACCGTGGTCGGGCGCGGCCCGCGGGCTCGCCAGGGGTGAGATGTTCACCCGCTCCGGAGAGCTGGCGGTCTCGGTGGTCCAAGAAGCCCTGATTCGCGTGAGATAG
- a CDS encoding NUDIX hydrolase has protein sequence MSLRDDAREVLTGWVAPTAEEELLRKEFLEHVHAHEDAMWRECVPGHLTATTAVLSHNGERVLLTLHPKAGMWLPMGGHCERGDVSLAAVALREATEESGIPGLRLLPGPLAVDRHRVWCHPPYTHHLDVEYGAIAPAAVEAVISAESLDLRWFPVDGIPDLSDEATRRLARRAREALLSG, from the coding sequence GTGAGCCTGCGCGACGACGCCCGTGAGGTGCTCACGGGCTGGGTGGCGCCCACCGCCGAGGAAGAGCTGCTGCGCAAGGAGTTCCTGGAACACGTCCACGCCCACGAGGACGCGATGTGGCGCGAGTGCGTGCCCGGTCATCTCACGGCGACCACGGCCGTGCTCTCCCACAACGGCGAACGGGTGCTGCTGACGCTGCACCCCAAGGCCGGTATGTGGCTGCCCATGGGTGGTCACTGCGAGCGCGGGGACGTCTCGCTGGCGGCGGTCGCGCTGCGGGAGGCCACCGAGGAGTCCGGTATCCCCGGGTTGCGGCTGCTGCCCGGCCCGCTGGCCGTCGACCGGCACCGCGTCTGGTGCCACCCCCCGTACACCCACCACCTGGATGTCGAGTACGGCGCGATCGCCCCCGCGGCCGTGGAGGCCGTGATCAGCGCCGAGTCCCTCGACCTGCGGTGGTTCCCGGTGGACGGGATTCCCGATCTCTCCGACGAGGCGACCCGCCGCCTGGCCCGCCGCGCCCGGGAGGCCCTGCTCTCCGGGTGA
- a CDS encoding ATP-dependent DNA helicase UvrD2: MEPDDVLAGLDPEQREVAEAVRGPVCVLAGAGTGKTRAITHRIAHAVRSGVVDAQGVLAVTFTTRAAGELRQRLRRLGAPGVQARTFHAAALRQLTYFWPRVIGGEPPRVIESKLPLLADACRALRKGTERSELRDLAAEIEWAKATQIGPEDYAEAARKVGRTPPLPVEDVFRLYEAYERLCRERHLVDFETILELTAAVMTEHREVAAQIRQQYRYFVVDEYQDVNPLQKLLLDTWLGGRDDLCVVGDPNQTIYSFTGATPHYLTGFPVEYPDASVIKLVRDYRSTPQVVSLANRVLDRARTPYKLALVAQRPDGPEPVFTEYDDETAEAEGVARAVRKLADAGVPTREIAVLFRVNAQSEAYEQAFSQAGVPYVLRGADRFFERPEVRHAVVLLRGAARSADPGDSLTSVVHDILSGLGLTPQPPGGGKAREKWESLRALAALADDLAAEGADLAGFVAELERRAGEQHAPPVEGVTLASLHAAKGLEWDAVFLVGLTEGMLPIIYAETPDQIEEERRLLYVGITRARAHLTLSWALARSPGGRRSRKPSRFLDGLTGRASSRGRTAPAPGGERRILAAPISCRVCGKTLAAAAEQKLGRCSTCPAEYDESLLESLRTWRAGVAKEARIPPYVVFTDVTLQAIAERAPASEQDLLAITGIGRVKLDRYGEAVLDLCRAAANRTEDA; the protein is encoded by the coding sequence GTGGAGCCCGACGACGTTCTGGCGGGGCTGGATCCCGAGCAGCGCGAGGTGGCCGAAGCCGTGCGGGGGCCGGTCTGCGTGCTCGCGGGGGCGGGGACGGGCAAGACACGCGCCATCACCCACCGCATCGCCCACGCCGTCCGCAGCGGAGTGGTCGACGCGCAGGGCGTGCTCGCGGTGACGTTCACCACACGCGCCGCAGGGGAGCTCAGGCAGCGGCTGCGGCGGCTCGGTGCCCCGGGGGTGCAGGCACGCACCTTCCACGCCGCCGCGCTGCGTCAGCTCACCTACTTCTGGCCGCGCGTCATCGGCGGTGAGCCGCCCAGGGTGATCGAGTCGAAGCTCCCCCTGCTCGCCGACGCGTGCCGTGCCCTCCGCAAGGGCACCGAGCGCTCGGAGCTGCGCGACCTCGCCGCGGAGATCGAATGGGCCAAGGCCACCCAGATCGGGCCGGAGGACTACGCGGAGGCCGCGCGCAAGGTCGGCCGCACCCCGCCGCTGCCGGTCGAGGACGTGTTCCGGCTCTACGAGGCGTACGAGAGGCTCTGCCGCGAGCGGCACCTGGTCGACTTCGAGACCATCCTGGAGCTCACCGCGGCCGTGATGACCGAGCACCGCGAGGTGGCCGCCCAGATCCGCCAGCAGTACCGCTACTTCGTCGTCGACGAGTACCAGGACGTCAACCCGCTGCAGAAGCTGCTGCTCGACACCTGGCTGGGTGGTCGCGACGACCTGTGCGTGGTCGGCGACCCCAACCAGACGATCTACTCCTTCACCGGCGCCACACCCCACTACCTGACCGGTTTCCCGGTCGAGTATCCCGACGCCTCCGTGATCAAGCTGGTCCGCGACTACCGCTCCACGCCGCAGGTGGTCTCCCTGGCCAACAGGGTGCTCGACCGGGCGCGAACCCCGTACAAGCTCGCCCTGGTCGCCCAGCGACCGGACGGCCCCGAACCCGTCTTCACCGAGTACGACGACGAGACCGCCGAGGCCGAGGGCGTCGCCCGTGCGGTGCGCAAACTGGCCGACGCCGGGGTGCCGACCCGGGAGATCGCCGTGCTGTTCCGGGTCAACGCCCAGTCCGAGGCGTACGAGCAGGCGTTCAGCCAGGCCGGTGTCCCGTACGTGCTGCGCGGCGCCGACCGGTTCTTCGAGCGGCCCGAGGTACGCCACGCGGTGGTGCTGCTGCGGGGTGCCGCGCGCTCCGCCGATCCCGGTGACTCGCTGACCTCCGTCGTCCACGACATCCTGTCCGGCCTCGGGCTGACGCCCCAGCCGCCCGGCGGAGGCAAGGCCCGGGAGAAATGGGAGTCGCTCAGGGCACTGGCCGCCCTCGCCGACGACCTCGCCGCCGAGGGCGCCGACCTGGCGGGCTTCGTCGCCGAGCTGGAGCGCCGGGCCGGCGAGCAGCACGCCCCACCCGTCGAGGGGGTCACCCTCGCCTCGCTGCACGCCGCCAAGGGCCTGGAATGGGACGCGGTCTTCCTCGTCGGCCTCACCGAGGGCATGCTTCCGATCATCTACGCGGAGACGCCCGACCAGATCGAGGAGGAGCGCCGCCTGCTGTACGTCGGGATCACCCGCGCGCGCGCACACCTGACGTTGTCATGGGCGCTGGCGCGCTCGCCCGGTGGACGCCGTTCCCGCAAACCCTCCCGTTTCCTGGACGGGCTCACCGGCCGGGCGTCCTCCCGCGGCCGTACGGCCCCCGCCCCCGGCGGGGAACGCCGTATTCTCGCCGCGCCGATCAGCTGCCGGGTCTGTGGCAAGACCCTGGCCGCCGCCGCCGAGCAGAAGCTCGGCAGGTGCTCCACCTGCCCCGCCGAGTACGACGAGTCGCTGCTGGAGTCGCTCAGGACCTGGCGCGCGGGCGTCGCGAAGGAGGCCAGGATCCCGCCGTACGTCGTCTTCACCGACGTCACCCTCCAGGCCATCGCCGAACGGGCCCCGGCCTCGGAACAGGACCTGCTGGCGATCACCGGAATCGGACGCGTCAAACTGGATCGTTACGGCGAAGCGGTGCTCGACCTGTGCCGCGCCGCCGCGAACCGGACGGAGGACGCGTGA